GCTCCTTTGCTGTAAGCGATAATCCCTTCGGGCGTGGTATGCACCGTGGTCATCCGTTTCCGCTCCGAGGTGAAAGGAATCTCCTGAGTGCGGGGCTGTTCATTGTGGAGCGCGGCGGGGTCAATGCCTGCCTTTTTCGCCAGCACCAGGAACGCACCTTCGGTGGGATCACCCACGACCTTCCATTCGCCGCCCTGCTCCTGCAGTATTGTATCGTTGCAGAGCGCTCCTGCCACAAGAGCAGGCTTCAAATATTCCAGCTCATCAGCTCCCAATAATGCACCATTCTCTCTAATCTCACCTTTTGGGGAATACCCCGCACCGGTCACCTCAAAGGTCCTGCCATCCATGTACAGCATGCGCACTGTCATCTCGTCCTGCGTGAGCGTACCGGTTTTGTCAGAGCAGATTACCGTGGTGGCTCCCAGCGTCTCAACCGCCGCGAGCTTCCTGATAAGTGCGTGGTGTTTCACAAGCCGGCGGACGCCGATGGCAAGGCTTATATTGACCACTGCCGGAAGAGCCTCCGGGATCACCGCCACTGCCAGGGCCACACCCCAGATGAACATCTCTATGATGCTGTGGCCCCTGAAAATACCGAGCACCGCAGTTGCCGCGGAGAGGGCAATGGCAAAGATGCCGAGCCACTTTCCAAAGGTATCCAGATTTTTCTGCAGCGGTGTCCGCTCCCGCTCGGTTTTATTCAGAAGCCCGGCGATCTTTCCGAATTCTGTGCCCATACCAGTGGCAGTTATCGCCGCCCTTCCTCTCCCTGAGGTGGTGGTGGTGCCCATGTGCACCATGTTCTTCCGGTCGCCGGGGAGTAAATCCTGATCTGCTATCGGCTCAGTGTGCTTCTCTTCCGGCATGGACTCCCCGGTGAGAACAGCCTCTCCCACTTTAAGGTTTATTGCCTCTGTGAGGCGTCCATCAGCGGGCACCATGTCGCCTGTCTTAAGCAGAATGATGTCGCCCGGCACCACCTCGCGCGATGGAATCTCCTTCTCGCTGCCGCCTCTTATCACCCTGGCAGTGGGAGCGGCAAGGCGCTTCAGCGATTCTATGGCCTTCCCTGCCTGGTATTCTTGTAAGAAGCCCAGAAAGCCCGCCAGAAGGACTATCACAATAATTGCAATAGCTTCAATATACTGGCCTAAAAAAAGTGAAATGACTGCTGATATGATCAAAATCACCACGAGAAGGCTGGTGAACTGGCTGAGCAGCAGGAGAAGCTTGGACACCCGCCTACCGGAGGCAAACTCGTTAGGTCCATGTTCAGCCAGTCTCCTGGCCGCTTCCTCTGCGTCAAGCCCGTTCGTGGAGGCCCCGAGGAGTTCCAGCGCTTTATCCACTGTCTCGCAGTGCCAGTGTGTGCCGGTGGTTTCTGGAGCCTGGGATGGCATATGAATATCAGTAACGGAACACGGCAGCCACTGGAGAGCCGCCGGAGCCGTTATCAGGCTCCCCGGCGAAAACTGTTCCGCCGTTCTGCAAGGTGCACAGCGCGGCAAAATCCAGCAGCTCCCTGTCGCCGGGCTCCTTGTTCTCATGGGCTATGGTATTTCCGGTTGTAACATCGAAGGTGCCCCACTTCTCTCTCCCCGCTCCGACGAAGAGTGTTTCGACGCGCCCGTTACAGGAGGCCGGCACGATTGCCTCAATCTTGTCGGAAGTGGATGGCGTACCGGCATTCTGCCGATATCGGGATGCAGCTTCACTATGTGACGTCTGAAAATAAGGCTGTAATACCGCCCAGGCCTTCTCATGCAATTTCTCCGCGCTCTGATCTTCGGGATTACCCGGAATTCCCGCGTCGATCATATGGGGATAGGTATTTGCTTTCCGGTAAAGAGGAAGAAGAAAGTCAACAGACGCGACCACCAGGGGAACGTGCTCGTCTTTGAGCACTTCATGAAGGCCGGTGTTTATCTTTTGAAAATAGTGAAGAATGTCTTCCTTGTTGTCATCGCCGCTGCCGCCTCCCCCGTGATGGATGGCCGGCCGCCTGCCGGTCCCCCTCGACGACGAGCTGTGGTAATGCATCTGCCTTTCGAAATCCTGGACCGCAAGGGTTTCGGCGAGACCAGCGGGAAGGTCCTCCGGGACAATCTCCTGCGCGCTGTAGCGAGTGCCCTGAAAAAGCTTCACCTTGTTCTGGCTGAGTGCCAGCACATAGAAGAGGCTGTCGCCGGCGAGCAGAGGCAAAAGAGGCCTGAAATGGAAATGATCATCAACGACCACAGATTCTTTAAATATGAAGGGGAATATATAGTGATAAAAAACCTCAGGCGAGAGAAACAATGCAAGGCCATCGCTCCGGTACCGCCAGAAAGTGCTGTCCTGCAGCAGTTTCTGGGCCGGCTCCAGGATTTTTTCCGCTTCAAGGCGGGGAAGGCCCCTCTCCATCAACTGCCTTTCTGCCTCATTAAGAGAATTTTTGAGGCGGATCGGATTCTGCTCAGTTTCTTTACCCGCGCGGTGGGTGGGCATATATATCGAGACACAGGGGGGCTTGTTCGCTTCCAGCAGGCTCTTGAGGATCTTTCTGGTGAATGTCATCATATGCTGTCTCCTTCTTTCTTTGAATATATGGCACTATGCACTTACCGCACTCTCAGCAGCGCTGCCGGTCTCACAACAGGAATTACCGCCGGCTCATAGTGGGCCATCTCCATTATAACTCCTTACCGCCCCGGTTCATATAAGAAAAAGTCCAGTCTTCGGCAGGGCAGCCACCCCACCCGCCTGATCCCCTTTGAATCAAGTAAGGGAGGCGATAAAGGGATTTCTTTCCATACAGAAGAAACAATGAAGCGGAGGACGCGCCAAAGATGAACGACACTGCCCGTAAAAAGATACTCCTCGTCGAAGATGAGGCGATTATCGCAATGGCCGAAGCAGAGGCCATAAAGCACCTTGGATATGAGGTGAAAACTGCCCTTTCCGGTGAAAAAGCGGTTGATGCGATAAAAACCGATCCCTCTATAGATCTTGTGCTGATGGATATCGACCTGGGCAAAGGGATCGACGGCACCGAGGCCGCGAAAAGGATCCTCGCAGTCCAGAATATCCCCATCGTTTTCCTCACCTCGCATTCTGAGCGGGAGATGGTGGAGAAGGTGCGCGGCATCACCCGCTACGGCTACGTGATAAAGAACTCCGGCGACTTCGTGCTTTTGTCTTCAATAGAGATGGCTTTCGAGCTGTTTAATGCTCATGTGTATGTGGAAAGCAAGAACGAGGAGCTCACCGGAACGAACCGTAAACTGCGGGAGAGCAAAGAAACTGCTGAAAGATACCTCAATATCGCCGCTGAAATAATTATTTCCCTGGATCCCCGGGGGAACATCACCCTGCTGAACGAAAGCGGGCACAGGCTGCTCGGCTATGAGGCGGGAGAGCTCATCGGAAAGAACTGGTTCGATACCTGTTTGCCGGAAGAAATAAAGAGAGAAGTCCTGGGAGTTTTCGGAAAGCTGATGAACGGAGAAATCGATAATATGGCGACGTACGAAAACCAGGTGATCGCGAAAAGTGGCGATAAAAGGACGATTCTCTGGCACAATACGCTGCTCAATGATAAGAAGGAGGGAATCATCGGAATACTCAGTTCCGGTGAGGACATCACCGGGCGCAAGCGGGCGGAGCTGGAAGCGCTGGAGGCGAAAAGAGACTGGGAAGACTCCTTTGACGTGATAAACGACATGATTACCATCCACGATGCGGATTTTAATATCCTGCGCGCGAATAAAGCCGCAGAAAGCGGTTTGGGACGTGCGTTGAGCGACATCTTGACCATTAAATGCTTCAAGGCCTATCACGGGAAGAACTGTCCTCCCGAGGGATGCCCGAGCTGCATGACATTGAAGACCGGAGTGCCTACCACGACTGAGCTATTTGAGCCTCATCTTGACAAATTTGTCGAGATCAAGGCCCTGCCGCGCTTTGACACCAACCATAATATCACTGGAATGGTACATGTTGTGCGTGACATCACCGAGCGCAAGCAGGCAGAAGAAGCGCTTCAGAAGAGCGAAGAACGCTTCAGAAGCTATGTGGAATATTCCCCTGACGCAGTTTTAGTGGCCGATGAAAGGGGAAATTTCATAGATGTCAACACCGCTGCCTCGGTAATCTCGGGTTATTCAAAAGAAAAGCTCCTGGGAATGAACCTGATAGACCTGATCCCTCCTGAAGACCGGGAACTGGCCCGCGAGCATTTCCTGCGCACCATGTCCACCGGCCGGGCATATGGCGAGGGGCATTTCATCAAGAAGGACGGCGAAAAGCGGTGGTGGTCAGTTGACGCCGTAAAACTGAAAGACTGTCAGATCATCGGTTTCGCGAAGGACATCACGGAGCGCAAGCAGGCAGAGGAACAGCTCCGTTTCCTGAGCTCTATTACCGAGAACATATCTGATGCAATTATTGCCACTGATACCAATTTTGCCATTATCTATATCAACAAAGTGGGGGAACAATTTTTTGGCTACACGCTGGATGAAATCAAAGGCAAAACACCGGGTATATTCAATGCCGAACCGATGGCGGGGCAGATTCAGCAGGAAATATATAGAACAGTTGCATCTGGAAAGACCTATATGGGAGAATCCCTTAACAGGCGGAAAGATGGCTCAACTTTTCATTGCGAGTATAAGGTGATGCCTTTAAAAGACAATAATGGTCTAAATTATGCCTATACTGCGATTCACAGGGACGTCACCGAGCGCAGGCAGGCGGAAGAACATATCAAAAGCCTCCTTGCAGAAAAAGAACTGCTCCTGCGCGAAGTGCACCACAGGATTAAGAACAACATGATCATCCTCATAAGCCTCCTCTATCTGCAGTCGCGCACACTGAAGGTCCCGGCAGCCGTTTCCTCCATTGAGGATGCCATAAGCCGCGTCCAGAGCATGATGGTTCTGTATGATAAACTCTACAAGTCTTCCGATTTCAGAAAGATATTCACGACGGAGTACCTGGGCGCCCTGATCGATGAAATTGCCGGAATATTTCCCGGTAAGGAGTCTGTGGCAATTGAAAAACATATTGATGACTTCACTCTTGACGCAGAAAGCTTATCTCCTCTCGGCATTATTCTCAATGAATTAATCACGAACGCTATGAAGCATGCCTTTACCGGCAGGGATAAGGGGTTGATAAGCGTGACCCTTTCGAAGAAGGATACCCACGCGATACTCACCATGGAGGACAACGGGACCGGTATCCCTGAATCGATTGATATCGCCACTTCCAGCGGGTTCGGGCTGCAGCTTGTCGGTATGCTGGCGGAGCAGCTCGGGGGGACCATCAGGCTTGAACGGGGGAAGGGCTCAAAATTCATCCTGGAATTTGAAGTAACAAATGCGAAGGCTCAACAGTGATTTTCAGAAATTTTTAAGGCTCCCGCGTGATAAGACAGTGCATGTCTCTTGAGGAGGAATGACTATGAAGGAAGAGATTTCCAGGATAGAGAGCGCCAGAGTTTTTGAAAAGACTGAGTATGCGGCTTCCAGGAAGGCGGGGGAGACAAAGCCGAAAGAGCCTCCCACAGAAAGCCTCAAAGACGGCTCCTGCCTGTCTCAGGAAACAACACTTGAGAACGGGAAACAGGCCGTTTCACGCGAAAAGCACCCTCCCGATTCTCTCCGTGATTTTTTCAGGAAATCCATCGGCACTATGAAAAAAAACATGACTGCCGCCGTGGCTCAGGGAAACATGGAAAGCGCCCGGGCGGCAGAGGAGAATAACGAGGGGGCCCATAACGGCGGCAGCCTTCATATGGCTACTTACAACGTGGCAGGCGGGAATGAGGAAATGCGCGAAAATTTCAAGGACGAAACGTCAGATCACCTCGCACGGCAGGTGGTGCAGGGCAACCTTGATGCAGTGGCTCTCCAGGAGGTCTCGCACCGGGAGAACGGCATGGATTACAACATGGAGCTATTGAAAGATGTCTTCAGGGAATCCCTGCCTCCCGGGCTCAGGGATGGTGAAATCAATTACTACAGCGTTGATGACAGGGGCAACCCGGTTCTTGACGGGAACGGCAGCCCGAAATATGACCCCTCAAGCTCGAATGTGGTCTATGAAGCTACCGGGCACAATGGCGAGAAGAAGACCATGACCCTCACGAGGGAGAGCCTTGACCGCCGCGGCAGACCCGTGGTGAATGGAAATGGAGAGCCCGTGTATCACCAGGGCCTGGAGGCCCCCCTCACTGTCTATACCGCCAGGCTAGAAAATGGCGACAGCTACAGCATGGTTTACGGAAATTCAAAAGCCTCCAACAAGGATCCGGACAAAAGGGGCCCCGGTGAGTACGGAAACTCGGTGCTCCTTGGCCCGGGAAGGGAGATCCCCCGCGATGAAAAAGGCGCCATAATCCCTGGCAGTGTAGAATACAAGGTACTTGGCCATGATCCAAGCGACGGTGAGGCCAGAACAGCAGTGGGAGTCACTTTTGCCGGGGAGGGGGGGCAAAGAGGAACGGTAGTGAGCGCCCATCTCACAGCCGACAGCGATGCCTCCGCAGATGAGACAAGAGAAGCCCAGAGAGCCCAGTACAGGGCTCTCAGCGAGCTTTCCGGCCGGCGGGGAGGAAACGTGATAATAGGAGGAGACTTCAATTCCACCCCGGGGAGAGACGGCGCTCCCTCCGCGGAGGATCTCGGCCTTGAGCAGGCAGACCCTGCGGCGAGAATAGATCACGTGCTTGTCTCCAGGGATGCGGAAGCAGGCCAGGCCAGGGTAGTCCATGGGGGCGGGTCTGACCACGAGATGATAGTGACTGACGTGCAGCTATGAAAGATGCCGGGAAGAAGTGCCCGTGAGAAGGAAAGGGAGCTGCCGATGAACCCCGGGTTTTCGGATGACGATATCGAAAAAAGAGTGAGGTGGCGGATCAGAAGTGGAGCAGCTTCAGGTTCTCAAAAAACTTACCACAAGGCTTGAGTCCATCGCCATACCTTATTTCATCACAGGCTCGTTCGCCAGCAGTTATTATGGGATTCCCCGCCGGAAAAAGGCATCATGACAACCGAAAACAAGTCTGTTCCCCTTTTTTCCTGTCTCTTTCTCAAAACCCTCTCTTTGCCCTCACGCAGGGCGCCTTTTTTCTTCGCTGGAGGGACTTTCAGGGGCCTGGAGTGAAAAAATCTTTCAAAAGGCTTTCCCGGCCATCTGAGGGACATCCTGTGATGGCTCTTAAACCCAATAATGGCAGGTATTTGAGCGATCAGCTCTTTTGATTTTCTCTTTTCAATGTGCTATAATAAGATAAGAGATACATGGGTATCTGCCTCAATGGAAGCAATAATGAGACGAAAGGAGGATTATCGTGAACACCGGGGCGATCCGCGACTATCCCGGCTACGAGGCCGTCATGGAGGGGGGGCAGGTTTTCAAAGCTGTCCCGGGCCTCCCGCTGGTCACGTACGGCGCCGACGAGGTGCTCTCGCGCTCGAACTGTCGCCACATTTTCAGGGATCTCACCGGGGAGGTGCTGGACTGGAACCTCTGGTGCCTCTCCCATGCCGGCACGAAGCTTGATATCCT
The Candidatus Eremiobacterota bacterium genome window above contains:
- a CDS encoding cation-translocating P-type ATPase codes for the protein MPSQAPETTGTHWHCETVDKALELLGASTNGLDAEEAARRLAEHGPNEFASGRRVSKLLLLLSQFTSLLVVILIISAVISLFLGQYIEAIAIIVIVLLAGFLGFLQEYQAGKAIESLKRLAAPTARVIRGGSEKEIPSREVVPGDIILLKTGDMVPADGRLTEAINLKVGEAVLTGESMPEEKHTEPIADQDLLPGDRKNMVHMGTTTTSGRGRAAITATGMGTEFGKIAGLLNKTERERTPLQKNLDTFGKWLGIFAIALSAATAVLGIFRGHSIIEMFIWGVALAVAVIPEALPAVVNISLAIGVRRLVKHHALIRKLAAVETLGATTVICSDKTGTLTQDEMTVRMLYMDGRTFEVTGAGYSPKGEIRENGALLGADELEYLKPALVAGALCNDTILQEQGGEWKVVGDPTEGAFLVLAKKAGIDPAALHNEQPRTQEIPFTSERKRMTTVHTTPEGIIAYSKGAYEVLLDGCSRAVQHGKAVPLTDEIRREIARHAGAMAGQALRVLALAYRSINAAEDPLAAAETGMVFIGIAGMSDPPRPEAREALARCTLAGIRPVMITGDNMDTAVAVAKELGLLKRGCVLTGAEISAMPDDDFDKSIGDIEVYARISPEHKLRIVNALMKKGEIVVMTGDGVNDAPALKRAHIGVAMGITGTDVSKEASDMILIDDNFASIVAAVEEGRSIFDNIRKYLVFLLSGNLATVVAMIVALIAELPLPLVAVQILFINLIMDGLVAIALGVDPPQPGIMERRPRNVKEGIIDAPALYYIAAVGIWIALVTLGPFLWALHASLGPDKAMSIFFATLIFARIFNGFNCRSREHSLFTVGFFGNRWLWLASLVSAAFTLLLLYLTIFHAPFKTVPLGLNEWMVVLPAAFSTFVAVELWKLGRRLLAPVLRH
- a CDS encoding PAS domain S-box protein, producing MNDTARKKILLVEDEAIIAMAEAEAIKHLGYEVKTALSGEKAVDAIKTDPSIDLVLMDIDLGKGIDGTEAAKRILAVQNIPIVFLTSHSEREMVEKVRGITRYGYVIKNSGDFVLLSSIEMAFELFNAHVYVESKNEELTGTNRKLRESKETAERYLNIAAEIIISLDPRGNITLLNESGHRLLGYEAGELIGKNWFDTCLPEEIKREVLGVFGKLMNGEIDNMATYENQVIAKSGDKRTILWHNTLLNDKKEGIIGILSSGEDITGRKRAELEALEAKRDWEDSFDVINDMITIHDADFNILRANKAAESGLGRALSDILTIKCFKAYHGKNCPPEGCPSCMTLKTGVPTTTELFEPHLDKFVEIKALPRFDTNHNITGMVHVVRDITERKQAEEALQKSEERFRSYVEYSPDAVLVADERGNFIDVNTAASVISGYSKEKLLGMNLIDLIPPEDRELAREHFLRTMSTGRAYGEGHFIKKDGEKRWWSVDAVKLKDCQIIGFAKDITERKQAEEQLRFLSSITENISDAIIATDTNFAIIYINKVGEQFFGYTLDEIKGKTPGIFNAEPMAGQIQQEIYRTVASGKTYMGESLNRRKDGSTFHCEYKVMPLKDNNGLNYAYTAIHRDVTERRQAEEHIKSLLAEKELLLREVHHRIKNNMIILISLLYLQSRTLKVPAAVSSIEDAISRVQSMMVLYDKLYKSSDFRKIFTTEYLGALIDEIAGIFPGKESVAIEKHIDDFTLDAESLSPLGIILNELITNAMKHAFTGRDKGLISVTLSKKDTHAILTMEDNGTGIPESIDIATSSGFGLQLVGMLAEQLGGTIRLERGKGSKFILEFEVTNAKAQQ
- a CDS encoding endonuclease/exonuclease/phosphatase family protein, giving the protein MKEEISRIESARVFEKTEYAASRKAGETKPKEPPTESLKDGSCLSQETTLENGKQAVSREKHPPDSLRDFFRKSIGTMKKNMTAAVAQGNMESARAAEENNEGAHNGGSLHMATYNVAGGNEEMRENFKDETSDHLARQVVQGNLDAVALQEVSHRENGMDYNMELLKDVFRESLPPGLRDGEINYYSVDDRGNPVLDGNGSPKYDPSSSNVVYEATGHNGEKKTMTLTRESLDRRGRPVVNGNGEPVYHQGLEAPLTVYTARLENGDSYSMVYGNSKASNKDPDKRGPGEYGNSVLLGPGREIPRDEKGAIIPGSVEYKVLGHDPSDGEARTAVGVTFAGEGGQRGTVVSAHLTADSDASADETREAQRAQYRALSELSGRRGGNVIIGGDFNSTPGRDGAPSAEDLGLEQADPAARIDHVLVSRDAEAGQARVVHGGGSDHEMIVTDVQL